One genomic region from Mytilus trossulus isolate FHL-02 chromosome 9, PNRI_Mtr1.1.1.hap1, whole genome shotgun sequence encodes:
- the LOC134683470 gene encoding 4-galactosyl-N-acetylglucosaminide 3-alpha-L-fucosyltransferase 9-like, translating into MLTRIIMCLHRRHLEKEDRHWTCLFQIRYLFVIFATFWILCTVVDVILLRKPIFQQIIPRKEINLSNYLLLWYAPPFWARNMKPQNGLKNCVFKNCDISLDKSLLNKSHVLVFHHADLNINPPIRTENQIWIFMTLESTLHTRGINRKHHWNNAFNWTWSYRQDSEIFTPYAKLSKRLTLKDKNYTVIFEQKSKDVAWVVSNCNTHSQRMKYVQMMKKYINVDIYGRCGKPCSSSGDNCIKKLSSDYKFYLSFENSLCDDYVTEKAFRLYKDDFNIVPVIRGAPNIKDILPNGTFISTGDFNSPKQLALYLRDVASNKTKYLTYIQAKNRYAAHSNIDLIRDGACTLCKILNSDNKRKGTVNLSQWAWKNKCVSPSDFTK; encoded by the coding sequence atcGCCATTGGACATGTCTTTTTCAAATAAGATACCTTTTTGTTATCTTTGCAACATTTTGGATTTTATGTACCGTAGTAGATGTCATTCTACTTAGGAAACCgatatttcaacaaattatacctaggaaagaaattaatttaagcaattatttattactttggTATGCCCCACCATTTTGGGCTCGAAATATGAAACCTCAGAATGGATTGAAAAATTGCGTATTCAAAAACTGTGATATATCACTTGACAAGAGTTTGTTAAATAAAAGCCACGTGTTGGTATTTCATCACGCTGATCTCAATATAAACCCACCTATAAGAACAGAAAATCAAATTTGGATATTCATGACATTAGAGTCTACATTACATACGCGTGGGATCAACAGAAAACACCATTGGAATAATGCATTTAACTGGACATGGAGCTATCGACAAGATTCGGAAATATTTACACCATATGCAAAATTGTCTAAAAGATTAACGCTTAAAGACAAGAATTACACTGTGATATTtgaacagaaatcaaaagatgTTGCTTGGGTGGTTAGTAATTGTAATACACATTCACAAAGGATGAAATATGTGCAAATGATGAAGAAGTATATCAATGTAGACATATACGGAAGGTGTGGAAAACCGTGCAGTTCTTCGGGTGACAACTGCATTAAAAAATTAAGTAGTGACTATAAATTCTATCTATCATTCGAAAACTCATTATGTGATGATTATGTAACAGAAAAGGCATTCCGGTTGTACAAAGACGATTTCAATATAGTTCCTGTAATAAGGGGAGCTCCTAATATCAAGGATATTTTACCAAATGGTACATTCATATCTACCGGGGATTTTAATTCTCCAAAACAATTGGCCCTTTATCTCAGGGATGTGGCATCcaataaaacaaagtatttaACGTATATACAAGCAAAAAACAGGTATGCGGCGCATTCGAACATCGACTTAATAAGAGATGGGGCATGCACGTtgtgtaaaatattaaatagtgATAACAAAAGAAAAGGTACTGTTAATTTATCTCAATGGGCATGGAAGAACAAATGCGTCAGTCCTagtgattttacaaaatga